In the Flavobacterium sp. 90 genome, CGATTTAGCAGGAATCGAAAATATCAAACCTCCTACCCGATTATTTTTTCTGCCTTATGCTTCTTATTATCTAAATGCTGCTGATGGTCAAAAAACGTATGCCACAATAAAAGGCGGAATGGATATTAAATACGGAATCAGCGATGCTTTTACGCTTGACGCAATTTTAATTCCTGATTTTGGACAGGCAAAATACGACGATCAAATTTTGAATCTTGGTCCGTTTGAGCAGCAATTCAATGAAAACAGAGCTTTTTTTACTGAAGGAACTGATTTGTTCAACAAAGGAAATATGTTTTATTCGAGAAGAATTGGAGGAAAACCGTCTGTTGATCCTGATTTGAATAAAAACGAAGAAATTATTGATAATGTACAAAATGTGAATCTAATCAATGCTTTGAAAGTTTCAGGAAGAACAAAAAACGGATTAGGAATTGGAATCTTAAATGCTGTTACGGAGAAAACTTTTGCTACTATAAAAGATACAATAACCGGCGAAACAAGACGCGTTGTTGTAGAACCTTTGACGAATTATAATGTATTAGTTCTGGATCAGCGTTTTAGAAAAAATTCTTCGGTAACATTTATTAACACGAATGTTACGAGAAACGGTCAGTTTAGAGATGCAAACCTGACGGGATTAGTTTGGGATTTAAATACTAAAGCCAACACTTATAATTTATCCGGTAACGTAAAATACAGTTTTATCAATGCTGCCGAAAATAAAAACGGACTTTACTCAAGTGTTAGTTTTGCCGAAACCAGCGGTAATTATCGCTACAGCGTAGGAACTGATTTTGTGACCAAAGATTTTGATCCCAATGATTTGGGAATTAACTTTTATACCAATTATTACAACTTTTATGGCAATGCAAATTATAGAATTCTGAATCCGACCAAACTTTTTAATAAGTTTAAAGTAGACTATGATATGTATGTCGAGTTTAATAAAGAATCCGGAAAAGTACAAGACAATAAAATAAGTTCGGAAGTAAATGTTACATCTGTAAATAATAATTATTACGGATTTGGAGTTACTCTTTTTCCACTGGAATCTTATGATTATTACGAACCCAGAGCAGAAAACAGGTACGTTATTCTTCCGAGGAAAATTGAAGCATGGGCAAGCGTATCAACTAATTACAACAAGAAATTTGCTATTGATTTAAATCCATCTATTGCAATTGCAGATGAATCCGAACGAATTGCTTTTGGAGCTGATATTGGTCCAAGATATCGATTTAACGACAAACTGTTACTAACTTATACTTTTAGTTTTCTAAGACGTAACAACAATAAAGGTTATATTGATAGTTATGACGATGATGACAATGAAAACACTCCTGAAATTATTGTTTTTGCAAACCGGAATGTAATTACTTACGCCAATACTCTTGGCGGAAAATATGCTCTAAACAGCGCCATGACACTCAATTTGGCGGTTCGTCAATATTGGTCATCGGCTGAAAATAAAAACATTCTGGAACTTGAACCAGACGGAACTCTGGCGCCTTATCCTCAATATACCGAAAATAAAAACTCAAGCTTTTATTCCTGGAATACTGATTTATCTTATTCGTGGTGGTTTGCGCCCGGAAGTCAGCTTTCGGTTTTATACCGTAATAATGCTTCAAATTTTGAACGTATAATCGACAAGAATTTCAAGAACAATGTAACAGGTTTACTGAACAATGATGCTCTAAAACACATTTTTTCGGTAAGTGTAAAATATTTTATTGATTATAATGCTGTCAAAAATAAGATTAGAAACAGAAGCTAGCGTGAATTAATTTTAAAAAAATTAGGGTTCTTCAACCAAATTATTATTTTTTAATAGCCTTCATTTTATTAACCAT is a window encoding:
- a CDS encoding DUF5916 domain-containing protein encodes the protein MKKALFFILLLSTFSGFSQKKVLHTQSTSQSFIIDGKLDEPAWKDASIATDFVMYDPDNGKPIPEARRTEVKVVYNNDAIYIGAMMYDDEPAKILKEISHRDNFGTADMFGVFINGFNDGQQNFEFFVSAADVQGDCIMTDANGEDYSWDAVWISKARIADNGWIVEIKLPYAALRFSGENKQTWGINFFREIKRERKKYTWNLINTKIGTFTQQNGDLAGIENIKPPTRLFFLPYASYYLNAADGQKTYATIKGGMDIKYGISDAFTLDAILIPDFGQAKYDDQILNLGPFEQQFNENRAFFTEGTDLFNKGNMFYSRRIGGKPSVDPDLNKNEEIIDNVQNVNLINALKVSGRTKNGLGIGILNAVTEKTFATIKDTITGETRRVVVEPLTNYNVLVLDQRFRKNSSVTFINTNVTRNGQFRDANLTGLVWDLNTKANTYNLSGNVKYSFINAAENKNGLYSSVSFAETSGNYRYSVGTDFVTKDFDPNDLGINFYTNYYNFYGNANYRILNPTKLFNKFKVDYDMYVEFNKESGKVQDNKISSEVNVTSVNNNYYGFGVTLFPLESYDYYEPRAENRYVILPRKIEAWASVSTNYNKKFAIDLNPSIAIADESERIAFGADIGPRYRFNDKLLLTYTFSFLRRNNNKGYIDSYDDDDNENTPEIIVFANRNVITYANTLGGKYALNSAMTLNLAVRQYWSSAENKNILELEPDGTLAPYPQYTENKNSSFYSWNTDLSYSWWFAPGSQLSVLYRNNASNFERIIDKNFKNNVTGLLNNDALKHIFSVSVKYFIDYNAVKNKIRNRS